Sequence from the Zeugodacus cucurbitae isolate PBARC_wt_2022May chromosome 2, idZeuCucr1.2, whole genome shotgun sequence genome:
aaaggtttttaaggccccatatatcgaacacgaggacctcggtgcttctaccctaatattatggtttccaactttcaatggactttatacaatatatatgacgaatatgtgggtcaaattgtgtattatataatataaaatgttcggttacacccgaacttagcccttccttacttgttttatattaaaatattctttaaatttacaaaactttATCCACGCCATATTCCATGCACCCGCTCAAAGCAAATAATTGATGGCTTCCTAAGAGTGAGTTGCTCTCATTTTCCTAAGAGTGAGTTGCtcattttaccaaaaattaaattactttgcTATCTATGTTGTTATTATGCAACCAGCTGTGTGGaatctgtgtgtatgtatgtatgggaagCGTTAGACATACAAAATACGCACCTGCGAGCCAACTCTTGGTTTCTTGAACATTTTGGATGTACCTAGAAGTATAAACACACACCTACTCAAACACACCTTTTAAAGTGTAAGTTTAATCGGATTTTTGcgcaaaaattttacaaatacccCAAAACAAAAGCCCCAAAATCTAACCAAAGAAGAAGTTAAGCGGCAAAAGAGCAACAAAATACGAACACTAAGCAAACAGAGTTTGAGTGGAAAACCCAAAAATGCCAAAACACATCAACCGAACGTAGAGTGAATGCAACGAAACGACGACGAGCTATTTTGATAACTGCATGTTAACTTGcacttgcatacatttaggcgcctgTGGTAGTAGTAGAGGTATTGAAAGCATTAGGGTGTCACTTAAATgagttaataatatttgtttaatgttcAGTTTCTGAAActttaatttaatgcaaaaatatataacaaatgaaGTCGAATGGTGATGGTTAAGACATCTCAAAGTTGAGTATAACGACTAAAAagattaaggggctataccagtgtgacacttataaaaatcgattttttaatttaatttaataatttccaaaatatcCTGTATCCGGCAAAGTCGTATCTTGAATGgattttgaatggcagcgttctaaatagCGACCGTTCGCAGGTAAAAACATCtatagttgaaactttaaacgtgtttttctcgaaacgacatttttttaaattgctgacatcaactcaacgagaaattgaccgaccgacttcaaattgaaactgagtattcttgaatacgGTAAACGGCAAACTggcgctgagcaacaccaaaagctccgtcaggatcgggaaggatctctccgagccgttcgataccaaacgagtgTTAGTGCTAGTGTCTAgagagaaatttttaatattttgtctataATCGGGACAATGTATTACTTCTTACCTTACCGACATTAGGTTTATGAGTTTAGAAATCTGTTCAAAAACCTACATATATGCTTATAGTTTAAGACCTCCCCTAatatactaacatacatatacatgcttaTTAGAGAAAGAGAGAAGTGTAGATCGTTGGACATGTTCAAGTAAATAAGAGGAAAGAAGGAAGTGAGCGAACGAAAGCAATTGTAGGCATTAGCAAGTAACCGAAGCatgcaataagcaaaatatgtatgtagaaaaggtaatatatatgtacatatgtatgagaaaCAACTTCAAAGCAATTGCAACAAACACTGAGTAGTGCAAATTGCACTAAAATGATTACAAGGCGGCCAGTAAAGCGACTGCATTTCCATAGAAAAGAAATAAGCATTAGAATGATATTGCAGCAAGCTGGAAATTTGtgcttaaacaacaacaaaaacacatctAGCTACTCACACACAGTTAAGCAAACTACTAATGTAAGTAACTTTTCGAGCGCATAGACCACAGCAATGCTTATTTCCCTTGCTCCGGCTTGCTTACGAAAATTTCGGCTTTGTACTTTTCTACACCACTGGCCGTAGGCAACAAAATACGCTGCTTTGGAAACAGGCAAATCTATTGCCACAGATACGCCAAAGGGCGACAAACTGCTTGCGTTCACTTACCGGCTTCCTGGTAGAATTTTAATTCACTAAGCGTTACATATGTACTGCTGTATTggcgtgtgtgtgttcgtgtgcaCAATTGTAATTAGCGAACAATGGCAAATTGTTTGTTTCGTTTAAATTCTGCAATATGGTAACGATACCAAAGGGATGCAACGCCGAATGCACTTCGTGACATTGCCAaagtaaatacaacaaacacgCTACGATTTTACTTTGGCCAAAGTGCCTGTGTGCGACAATAAGGCAAATCGCATTAATAGCATACAAACACTTCACCCTTCTGGCGTATGTAATCCATTTAAAGCACTGCAGTCAGttttaagtgaattttccaATTAGCAACTGAATGGCACACCCGCTTTTGGATAATTTCCTTTTATGTGACAAGTGCAggccaaaataaataaactgcaaCAATAAGAATAACAATGGCGAAAGTATGAGCATGAGACTGGTATAATACTAATCGCCAAAAAGCGGATAGTGTTCACAAGAACTATTtgagtaaacatttttaaaagtctcttatgaaatttatttgctgaAATCAATATTTCATCTCCGAAAGTTATTTTCGAACTTGTATTATACTACAGTCAACGgaactacatatatattggATAAGAAGAAAGATAGCGCCACAGACAGTGGACTTAACAGTTTCTGAAGATATAGTACTTAACAGGAGtttctttaaacaaatttattttagttatttttttttttaattaaaaaatcttttgtATTTTACATATGCTGAGCCGTCGTCGATTCGCAACTTCTCTACATAATCAAACTAGTTCTACCCTCTTATAAAAAcactatatgtaaatatatatactataactaATAACTTATATATTCGATATagtattcaacaattttttcacaagtgatgccacggatcatatacagtatttgtgtaaagttttatttcgctatcttcattggttccttatgtatatattataaagtgaaggactaagatggaattcaaaattaaagtatatgggaagttgtcgtggttgtgaagcgatttcatccatttttcacacgtgtcatcaggttgtcaagaaaatactatgtaccgaatttcattgaaatctgtcgagtacttcctgagatatggtttttgacccataagtggacgatgacactcccattttccattttgtaaaaaaatctgagtgcagcttccttttgcaatttcttccgtaaaatttagtgtttttgacgttttttgttattgagttaacccacgtttagtaattttcaatctaacctttgtatgggaggtgagcttggttataatccgatttcaactattttcatggtgtgtggtggggtacgtaagagaacagactgcagaaagtttggttagtGTTCATtagtatagctttattggtttgcgagatatatacaaaaaactatttCTCAAAAATCCaaatgtaccaaattttacttttataactttataactgaagagggaagcgagacgcatttgcagacaaaaaagaaataggccgaaatgcgtgagtatgaaaagcttgacaagctggccgacaggggtactGCTCGAAAAGTTTacaaaagatccggcgactaactgaaggtttcaagaccggagcacactcctgtagatcctatctagttgttgatgaccatattgtactgtgtttgtggatggaacacttctccagcctgctgaatggcagtgaaagtacaacaccaggagatggcgaacccgattccccaatcgatgacgatggaacagcaattaaccgcttgaagaacaacaaggcgtcgggggccgatggattgtcgGCCGCGCTATTCAAGggtggcgaagaactgatagggtgtatgcatcagcttctttgctgaatatggtcggaagaaagcatgcccgacaatTAGAATCTCAGTttaagctgccttcgatagcacgaaaaggtgttgccgctatgtctgaatttgtatAAGTATAAGTTGACATTTCGCAATATCAAAAGCTCcctcaggatcgggaaggaacACCCGCGCTGTTAGTTTTGCTTTTtgcagactggataaggaagcgaagcaaatgggtcttgtggtgaacgaggacacgacgaaatatctcctgtcatgaaacaaacagtcagcgcattcgcgcctTGACtccccacgtcactgttgacagtcataacttggaAGTTgtggataatttcgtatacctaggctccagcatcaacaccgataataatgaaATCCAAGAcataatcactcttgccaacaagtgctactatGGGGtgggtaggcaattgaaaagtacagTCCTCTCTCgaagaacaaaaactaaactctacaactcCCTCATCAtccccgtcctactttatggtgcagaagcgtgacgatgtcaacatccgattatGGGCCCTTAAACAGTGGCAAtggtgaataccgcagaagatggaatgatgagctgtatgtgttattcaacgacatagacatattccagcgaataaaaagacagcggctacgctggctaggtcatattgttcggacgaaagtgctccagctctgaaagtgttcggtggagtacccgctggtggaagccgagggagagggagacctccactctcatagaaggaccaggtggagaaggacctgtcttcatttggtattaccaattggcgccaaactgccaaaaggagagatgcgtggcgcgctgttgtggactcggctataaccgcgtaagcggtgtctacgccagtcaaatgataattttgatatatatgtataaccctatatctaactcgtttagttttatgatttacaaacaaccgttatgtgagcaaaactataacactctcttagCTACTTTTGCTGTGAGAGTATGAAAAGTGTATGTCTCTGGCCATCCAATCACTATTGAGTTATGCCAACCTCTTTACACCAAAtatttgttcgattcaccacttcTCTACTAGATTTCATATAGGTCTTACAAAAACTGTAtatgtgaaaaaataacaaagttAATCAACATAAGTGTATCTGTGGATTCCTATTTAAAACAGCTTAATATTATAATTCCATTTAATTATCGCAGTCTATACGACTTATACCAGATGGGTTTTCTTCTACATTTTTGGATGCTTGGGGaaactgaaaatatattatgttcaaaaacttctttcGAATAACGATAATTTCTTCTTAAAACTATAATTGATCCATATTGTGCCATGTAGATGGctataatgacttgcaattacCCGTATGTAAATCTTCAACCTTTCCATTACTGTTTACCGATGAAATTACGAAGTGCAACGAATCACATTAAGAATCGCCTTAAAAGGCTTCATGGCATGTGTTAATTTAATATCATGTAAATTACTTAGTTGAGCAGCGAAGTTGAGGGCTTTTGTGCATAACTACCAGAGAGTTATAAAGTGTTCACAGCCGAGATGCGAGTTTAagtatttcacttaatttcttgcactaaaaataattcttataaagACCCAGCGATATTTGACGGTTCATTCAAATTGTAGAACGCGCTACTCTCTAGTGAAAATCACCTGACACAATAAAATATAGAGGAAAAGCGTGGCCCAATTACCTTTAAGTTGGTGATTCGAAGACATAATACATTTTTCTCCGCTATTGTTGCGCTACAGTTGCGGAGGATTAAGAAACCAAATGatgtaaaacatatgtatatgcgcacATATGTAAAGAAACAATTAAATTGAAGAGAATGTAATCATGAAAGAAATCCGCACACAATaagaaaatgataaataaattagttaaagGTGTACTAAGGAGAGCTCTTTGGGAAATTGGAAAGAATGATGTTCAAGGGTCAAAATATCGGAGTCATGTTTTTGAAGAATTCCCAAACTATCTTCGATGGTTTCTGGTGAAGTGAGTTTCTGATGGTAATATTTTCCATACTCTTTTAAAACtgctaaattaaaattgttcaaTAAAAGTCATTCTTCTTCGATATTTGTGCAGTTATGCATTGCGCCGATAACAGGACTTTACACACGCGATCGCTCCTTTCGCGCCACGACATTTATTGCCGCATTGCATGCTCTTGTTGCGTATTATTTTCATTCCTCTGAAGTCTTTCGTAATTAAAcaatcaatcaaaaattatttctcccttgcattttattttcgttcTTCTTTAGCAAGCTTTTCTTCGTTGCAACgtcatatttttggaaaaaagttaTGGTCCAAATTGAAAGTAAGCAATTcgcgataaaaataaattattagggTAGGCAAGTGTGCGAAAAATATACCGAAGATATTTGAAAGTACTTTGTAActcttttgaaaatatatatatcggcaaaacaaaaagtgaaaattaaaaaaaaaaatctaaagcaGAACATTTCTGACAAATATTTGACCGATTCTGGGACTCATTCGAATATCTGAAGTATAAGAACAATAGCAATCATTATCATAgaattcatttgtatatactttTCATATGTAATCCCAGTGTAAACTAAGGATGGTATGAAGCCGGTGCCGGAgcactaaatataaatataatagtgATTGGCttataatgaaaacaacaattttttcatgcgcaTTACCAGATCTCTCTCCGAGCTTCtccttaaattaaaattgcgtGTCAGAACACTCTTGTTCACAACCTACGAAGGACTGACTTCCTTTTATGTCGCACGCTTTCATATCACCGCGACCAACCTGTCGCGCAGGGAGACtaaagatatgtacatatgtaggtagaattgtatgcaaatacaaaaaatgcaaTGGATATTATGGCAACTATGGCAATGACGTGCGCTGCAATAACTGACAGCTGCTGACACAACAGTCATATGCGGAAGGAAGGATATATCAATTTTCTGCGCATTGCTGCCGtattaattgaatattaaatttcagttgTAGCCAACACAAATGTATGAATGTTGGCGGTCAAAGGTGTGACACGTAATTGTTTTAaagcatataaattatatttattatcaaagctctttgcaaaatgaatgattttttttttcatttaacggtaataaaattgatttatcTTTTGTTCGCGATATTATTgtgattttatatgattttctcTTTGCCGCATTGCAACATAGGTGATTCAGTTTACAAAAAGGTTATGAAAGGTTTAACAAAGTGAAATCTCATAGTTTTGTTATATTTCGGGTAAATTGTGTTATAATAGGAAATAAAaggctttttattaaaaaattcaatgaaatttcatATGATACATACAATTGTGCTCACTTAATTAAGCCACAGGAACTGTATGATgtacaaattcatataaatcgaaatttaatgagaaatcaaaataaatggttttacaagaataaaataatatccttaaatttaatgtatttaaagttttttaaggctcacttttaattttaaaccaaaaacctttattcatattcattggTATGTGTTTTTTCGTGCTTACATAATTAAGGCACCTGCAAATCAAATTTGTGAGATAAAAGAAAACgatgttttgtttaaaaaacttaCTTAATTTACTCAAGCATTTTGGTGGGGCCCCAATTTGCAATATTACATCCCTGCTGCGTTTGTTATTTATATGTACCAGGTGTTATATTGATCCGAAGTAATTTTGCTCTATTGTTTCTTATAACATACCACAATGGAGCTTTTTTCAACGGGTTTCTCGTCGAAACTGTTCTCTTAATGATTCCAATAGGGATTGAGTTCGGACTATCAGCAGATCGCTCGACCCATTGGATATGGTTCACCTCAAGTCAGTCCTTAACGACACTAGAGCAGTGTTTCAGGTCGTGATTCTGCTGAAAGATCAAAGCTAACGGTAAATCATTGTCATAATTCCCATTCAAATGTTCTGTTGTAATGCATTTGTGTATACGACAGtcattatactctcacaacaaaagttaccaaagagagtattatagttttgttcacataacggttgtttgtaacacccaaaactaaacgagttagatatatataccaaagtgatcaggatgaagagcggagttcaaatccgaatggctgtctgtccgtccgtccgtctgtgcaagctgtaacttgagtaaaaattaagatatcttgatgaaacttggtacacttatttcttggcacaataggaaggttgctttggaaaatgagcaaaatcggaccactgccacgcccataaaatggcgaaaaccgaaaacacataatgtgtaataagtaagccataaataaagctaaggaaataaaatttggtatgaaggatcgcactatgaaggggcatatttggatgtaatttttttggggaggtgggcgtggccccgcccccaaatcggttactTGTACATATCTTAGAAAACCAAttgagttatataaaccaaactttctgcagtcgtttttttaaccactttttaatacagtccaaaaatgaaagaaatcggataataaccacgcccacctcccatacaaaggttaggttgaaaattactaaaagtgggttaactccctaacgaaatggaaaatgggcgtgggtcaaaaaccatatctcagaaactactcgaccgtttttaatgaaacttgatttgtaatagtttccttacatcctaatgatatgttgtgaaaataggttaaatcgcttcacaaccgcgcttacttcctatataccaggggggttactctgtaaggcgttACGAATAGCAATGCGTTGCGAAAGTGAATTGCGTTGCGAAGGGCAATCGGTACTCTGTAACACTTTTGCATTGTAAACAGTGTTGCACTGTTTTCGAGTTGACATATCTCCAGTATAGTTGACATTATTGACCGAAACGAAggagaatgaaaacaaaataaataacagaaaagTGAAGAAGTGTAGAAAATTGACAgtcaaacatatttaaatttgaattgttttataaataaaagtaattttaaatcaataaaaaagctGTGAATATGGATTCCGTTGTGTTATGGGAGGAAAACTCAAAAAATGAACGAGTTGAGCGGAAAATTATTAGAGACAATTCTAATGTGATGAGTCTTAGTGAAAAAAGGTAAGTTTGAATGATAAAGTGtaatgcaattatttaaaattgtttgtgctTCTACTCGTAAATAGTTTTGTGCAAAACTTTCGCTTAAGCAAGGATTCATTCAAATATGTGTTGCATAGCATAAGTAGTGAGCTAAAAATTCCATGCAGGTCCACAGGAATACCCGAAATTGTGAAATTAGCggcaactttaaaatttttggcgCAGGGAGGCTATCAACAGCAAATTGGACAAGATCACCATACAGGACTAGCTCAACAAACTGTTTCGCGTTGTGTGTTTGAAGTTTGTAAAGCAATTGAGAAAGTGCTGTGTCCAAAACACATAACTTTTGCAATGTCTTCAGAGGAGAAGCGAAACGAGCTTTTTACTCAGTGTCTGGAATTCCAGGAGTAATTGGAGTGGTGGATGGTACTCACATCCAAATGATACGTCCGGCAGTTAATGagcatttatatttcaataggaAATTAAAGCATAGTATAAACGCTATGGTGGTAAGacaattgttgttttaatttatatttgttttttataaatactgtTTCCAAAACCTAGATATGTGATCATAAGATGATGATAAAAGCCGTAAACGGTCGGTTTGCTGGGGCGTGTCATGATTCACATGTGTGGAATTTGTCAAGCGAGCGCCAATATTTACAAACCAACTATGTGAATGGAGAAATAGGAATTCGCATTCTTGGTGAGCATATACACATTCTTTAATTTTACTCGTTAGCTATAATATGCATCAATTATTttgataacttaatttttttcttataggcGACTCTGGATATCCGCTTGAGCCATGGCTTTTAACTCCATACAGAAATGCTGCTGAAAACTCTGCTGAAAgttactacaactacaaattttcaaaagccagatCCCTTATCGAACGAGTATTTGGAGTATTAAAAGCGCGGTTTAGATGCCTTTTAGCTGCTAGAGAACTACATTATGCCCCAGAAAAAGTGGTGCAAATTTTGAACGTATGTTGTGCTCTTCATAATATTTGCACTATTTTTAATGTGGAATCACCTGCCAATATAGCAATAGAAGTTGAAGAAGTCGATGCTAGTTATACTGAAACCATAGGAAATACAAATGAAACCAATATTGCTAAACGTTTAAGGGATCAAATAAAAAACAGTATGATTACTTTATAAACATATAACACTATTTAATGaagtaaactttttaattttttacatttccattaattattaattaatatatatatcattGATATATCTTGCACATgtgtatacatatctatatatgtaagtattatatatgtaataaaaagtaaaaaaaagtttttaaatcaaaacaattcatttaaactattaatataataaataaataattatcagtaagtattaaaaaataagtaacagATTTCAATGTCAATAACTAAaataccatatttttattgGTCGGACCGTTTAATGTCTAGCATTTGCTTTTTTAGTTCTAATGTtgcaaattttagttttgttttgtccaAATCAATCCTTTTTTTGTGTTCGAATTTTTCAACAGCCAATTTATATTTCCTTTtactcattttttgtttttttctcataCATTTTGAAATCACCTTTaggttttcattaatttcagacAACACTTTTAATGAACCTTTGTGATATGAGATTTGGTTATCCACCTGCTTATTTAAAAGGCTATCTTTCTTTTGCGGAGCGACTCTTCGACGTGAACAATGTGGCATTTCATCCACTGGCGTTGGTTCATTCTGTCGGAATTCGTCGGTTGTGATGTCTGACTCACTTGGTTGCGTTAACTGTGCTGCACCAAATTCTAAAGTGCCACTTATTCCACTGACGGATATTTCCATTGCCAGAAGCTCACTAACCTGCTCCTCCAATGGTGTTAAGGAGCAATGACTTGAAGGACCACCACCAGTTCCAGAGATGCTTAGTTTGTTCCGCCGCATTTTTGCTTTCAAATGGGTTTTATAATCCGACCAAacctttaaataattaattagtatgtgcttcaaaaatcatttataattaatcttttttacctttttccaTTTTAAGACATCGCGTGATGGTGGCCCTGCAGCATTAAGGTCACATACCAACTCTTTCCATAAATTATTTGCAGCATTTTTCGCGTCCACAGTTTTCAGCTGTCCTTTGGAAAGTTCCGAATGTGTTTtcatgtaatttattaaaatttcgaattgtgttgggtttgtttgtttatttttagaattttccctgttaaaaaattatttttttaaattaaaactacaaatatgctttatatacttacattttTTGTCCGTTGCGTTTGCTATTTTGATATCGAATCAAAAACTCGTTAAACGCACAGATTTGACAGTCGTTTACGCAATACAGAGTGCTGCCATTGCGAAGGGGTAAAAATAAATGCGCAAAACGCAATTTCGAATTCGCTTGTCGCCTTACAGAGttgctttttttcattaacGAGCATTTTCACTTGCGCaacgccttacagagtaaccccccagaactttgaagacgatctgaatcgtttactttacaatatataaagtaagtactagtgaagatatcggtgcagaactttgcacaaatactatgtttatagtgtagcagccccattctaaaaatcgccgaaatcggaccataggttttcaaggccctatatatcgaacatgaggacttctgtgcttctaacctaatattatggtttccaactttcaatggactttatacaatatatatgacaaatatgtgggtcaaattgcgtattatataatataaataaagttaaataaataaattgcgagagtataaaatgttcggttacatccgaactttgcccttccttacttgttttactctCAATTTGTACAAGTGGACATACCCCGTATAAGGGTACCCCATACCATGACTGATAATCCACCATTTTTTACAGACTTTGTTTGTGTATCGTAGGTTTAGTTCTTGTTATTCTTCTCGCCTGATATTCTATATCTACAATCCTTCCCGAAGTCATTAAACATGAATTCATCACTCTATGCCACTAGATCTCATAATTTGGAGTACTTTTACTGGTACACCATTGCAAACGATATCCTTCGCTCGATGTTCTTCTTCAATATGATTGGTCTGGGTCGAGCAATTCACCCATTTAGGAAATTTCTACGAATTTTATTGCAGATAATGTCTGTTAACACACTTACACCATATCTGTGCTCCATTTGAGCTCTAATTTCACCTGAAGTCATAAAATGATTGATGATTACCTATCGTCGCAAGGTATTGTCTTTTCCGGTGTTTTATGAagcacattttcaaaaattttatgtttccgAAAATATGGTAAAAGAGGTAGGGTCCAGACCTCTAAAAGAGTAAAATATTCCCTTACTTTCAcaatgtttttgattttcccaCATGATTTTTCCATTACAGGGAGCAAAGCTCTTATTTTTGCCCATTGTCAAATACAGAGTTTGCAAAAtgcttttaaattattaaaattatttaaaattattaaattttcaatgttttttttttcgctcagATCGTGATTCGTGATTCAGACGCTTTCGTTACAGTGGCCTAATTATGTGAGCACAATAGATTAGACCAATTgcgaaacaatttaatttttttcgaaattcacattactaatttttctgaaattgtAATTTAGACACTTATAACGGATCTATTTTTAATACcattataaaaatgcaaagcTTCTTCggtaacttttttttcaaaaacgtaATTTTGAAACGCAGTGGCTTAATTGTGTGAACAGaagtgtatatttataaaatactgaAAGGAACTACAGAGATCCAGATGTATATGTGTTCGGTAGATCAGACAACTTTTAGCATCAAATTAAATGGAATGGAAGAAGGGAGCTCCTCATTTGCATTAAccgataaataataatttttcatatgtgTTACCAGGTATTGGAAGCACTTCTTTTCCAGAACTGACATCGGCACTTTAACTCGTCTTGCCATCTTACTCAATCTGATTAATGATAACGAATTCGATTGGTTAAAATAACAGTTATATTAAGTTTTACAGGAAAAACAGATTGAGCTAAACCTGCATAGAATATAAGCTGCCTGAGGAGGTCGTTATAATATTTGAAAGTCTATCTCAACCAC
This genomic interval carries:
- the LOC128922925 gene encoding uncharacterized protein LOC128922925, with the translated sequence MMIKAVNGRFAGACHDSHVWNLSSERQYLQTNYVNGEIGIRILGDSGYPLEPWLLTPYRNAAENSAESYYNYKFSKARSLIERVFGVLKARFRCLLAARELHYAPEKVVQILNVCCALHNICTIFNVESPANIAIEVEEVDASYTETIGNTNETNIAKRLRDQIKNSMITL
- the LOC128922924 gene encoding uncharacterized protein LOC128922924 — translated: MKKSNSVRRQANSKLRFAHLFLPLRNGSTLYCVNDCQICAFNEFLIRYQNSKRNGQKMENSKNKQTNPTQFEILINYMKTHSELSKGQLKTVDAKNAANNLWKELVCDLNAAGPPSRDVLKWKKVWSDYKTHLKAKMRRNKLSISGTGGGPSSHCSLTPLEEQVSELLAMEISVSGISGTLEFGAAQLTQPSESDITTDEFRQNEPTPVDEMPHCSRRRVAPQKKDSLLNKQVDNQISYHKGSLKVLSEINENLKVISKCMRKKQKMSKRKYKLAVEKFEHKKRIDLDKTKLKFATLELKKQMLDIKRSDQ